One genomic region from Diabrotica undecimpunctata isolate CICGRU chromosome 9, icDiaUnde3, whole genome shotgun sequence encodes:
- the cindr gene encoding uncharacterized protein cindr, whose amino-acid sequence MNEVIVEYDYTAKESDELTIKKGDIIKDVVKKPGGWWEGVLKDKKGMFPDNFVRPLDKDGVVFRNSKDVCRIKQCRVVFSYNQDHEDELNLKVGDVIDIIGEEEEGWWRGNLNGKEGVFPSNFVKEISFQPSPPKRVSYVPNENDAKPPKLPAKPTKQLCEATYPYKAQNEDEISFKEGDIITLISKDSQDPGWWQGELNGKTGFFPDNFVVLISSDNKSSSKEEKKTHSKAFPDTGAIKSVASQRKSLEPKSEKIDKSDGDSVLNKTPPVPSKKPVVSIKKSPSGSGVGFISEIKKKIVDVVDGTASSRMVHKEKEVGVENTDNAFDQVERRPLLADVRAGRVKAPGRRPPTTIMHKDEPTTMSNGTVVEANHHESQTIDNEVKPRLREWEKHKAPWLEEMKQNQNKRTMTTSMEGQVVEEENKPTKTPPEKEKELDSPKSMSPLHPKLKTPTEPEKPEKGPPPPRPTTTHITKDIPPTPSQPIVIPKEPIPPKVSPMKPVPSPNAGSKNVSTADILERLEALEEAVRRQNQTIEELRNKLIVETEMRMFLQEKVMQNVQV is encoded by the exons ATGA ATGAAGTAATAGTAGAGTATGACTATACTGCGAAAGAATCTGATGAGCTGACAATAAAAAAAGGTGACATCATTAAAGATGTAGTCAAGAAACCAGGTGGATGGTGGGAAGGTGTGCTCAAAGATAAAAAAGGAATGTTTCCAGACAATTTCGTTCGACCCTTAGATAAAGACGGTGTAGTTTTCAGGAATAGCAAAGATGTATGCAGAATAAAACAATGCAGGGTAGTATTTTCCTATAATCAAGACCATGAAGATGAACTAAACTTAAAG GTAGGAGATGTTATTGATATAATAGGAGAAGAGGAAGAGGGCTGGTGGAGAGGTAACCTAAACGGTAAGGAGGGAGTATTTCCTTCGAATTTCGTCAAGGAAATTTCTTTTCAACCCAGTCCCCCAAAAAGAGTGTCATATGTGCCGAACGAAAATGACGCAAAACCCCCCAAGTTACCCGCAAAACCAA CGAAACAATTATGCGAAGCAACGTACCCGTATAAGGCTCAAAACGAGGATGAAATATCGTTCAAAGAAGGTGATATAATAACTTTAATTAGCAAAGATAGCCAAGATCCCGGCTGGTGGCAGGGCGAATTGAACGGAAAAACCGGCTTTTTCCCGGACAATTTTGTGGTACTTATTTCTAGTGATAATAAAAGTAGCAGTAAGGAAGAGAAGAAAACTCATTCGAAAGCATTCCCCGATACAG GTGCCATAAAATCAGTAGCTTCGCAACGAAAATCCTTAGAGCCCAAATCGGAAAAAATCGATAAAAGCGACGGTGATAGCGTTCTTAACAAAACACCACCCGTTCCGAGCAAAAAACCCGTAGTTTCGATCAAGAAGTCACCTTCGGGCTCCGGCGTCGGGTTCATTTCCGAAATTAAGAAGAAAATTGTAGACGTCGTAGACGGAACGGCGAGTAGTCGAATGGTGCACAAGGAGAAGGAGGTAGGGGTAGAAAATACGGATAATGCCTTTGACCAAGTCGAAAGGAGACCGTTGTTGGCTGATGTTCGTGCTGGCAGAGTCAAAGCTCCCG GTCGTCGTCCGCCCACTACTATAATGCACAAAGATGAACCTACGACGATGTCCAACGGAACCGTTGTCGAAGCGAACCACCACGAATCGCAGACGATAGATAATGAAGTCAAACCTCGTCTGCGCGAGTGGGAAAAACATAAAGCACCCTGGCTGGAGGAGATGAAGCAGAACCAAAACAAAAGAACTATGACGACGTCGATGGAGGGACAGGTAGTGGAAGAAGAAAATAAGCCAACTAAAACACCacctgaaaaagaaaaagag TTGGATTCACCAAAATCAATGTCTCCCCTACATCCGAAGCTGAAAACGCCGACCGAGCCAGAAAAACCGGAAAAAGGACCGCCTCCTCCGAGACCAACCACTACACACATAACAAAGGACATTCCCCCAACACCTAGTCAACCTATAGTCATTCCGAAAGAACCCATCCCTCCCAAAGTGTCTCCGATGAAACCCGTTCCTTCGCCGAACGCCGGTTCCAAGAACGTCAGCACCGCCGACATCTTAGAGCGACTGGAAGCGCTCGAAGAAGCGGTTAGGAGGCAAAACCAAACCATCGAGGAGTTGAGGAATAAACTGATAGTGGAAACCGAAATGAGGATGTTCCTGCAGGAGAAAGTTATGCAGAACGTGCAAGTTTAG